GCGCCTGGACGCTGATCGGGCTCGCGCTGGATATTCCCACCTACGCTTTCTGGCCGTAAAGGATTGCTCCCGGCCTGCTGAAGTGCGTAATACTCCCGAAACAAAAGGGGAGTACAATCGGATAGGGGTGGATGTGCTGCCTAGAGAGGCGGTGTTGGCTGATGCGTGTACTGCTGGTCTCGGATGACGAACGTTCCATTGCGGGGGTGCGCCGGGAGCTTGCGTTGGCGAACCATCAAGTGTACTGGTGCGCAAGCGACAGCGAGTCCCTGGCGAAGGCTCTTACGAAGATCACCCCCGAGGTGCTGGTGGTGGACTTCCCCGGTTCGGGCCCGGGGGCTCGCACCGTTCGGCAGCGCCTGGAGATGGAGTTCGGCATCCCTCCGATGCCCACGTTCCTACTGATCCACCGGGAGGCGCTTGCGGAGTTCGACCTCACCTGGGGTGCGGATGATTTTGTGGTGGTGCCCGGCGCGGAGGGCGAGCTGGCGGTTCGCATCCGTCTGCTGCTGTGGACCCAGAGCCGGCTTCGGGAAGAGGGGATCACTGCGTTCGGCGGGCTGGAGCTGGACTTCGGCAACTATGAAGTCCGCGCAGACGGGCGGTTGCTGGACCTCACCTTCAAGGAGTTCGAGCTTTTCAAGTATCTGGTGACCCATCGCAACCGCGTGCACACCCGTGAGTCGCTGTTGGCCCGGGTGTGGGGCTACGACTACTTTGGAGGCACGCGCACCGTGGATGTCCACATCCGCCGCATCCGCGCCAAGTTGGGGCCCAAATACGAGAACTGCATATACACCGTGCGCGGTGTGGGCTACCGTTTTACGCCTCCGCCTGACCACCAAGATTAACACCCGCGAAATCAGATGGAAACACGCTTTGCCCAAAATTGAGGTGACGATTCGGCGGGCAGAAAGCCGTGGGGCCGCAGTAGGCGCAGGCGGGCGCAGTATCGGCCCGGTGATGCCGCAAGCACGGGCTCGGGCGCGGTGCGGAACTCCCCTTCTTCAGGCGAGGGCTGGCGCTGCTCGGCGAGAAGTTTTGGGGGGCGGCGGCATCGGCGGCCTTCTCTCCGATAGCAAGTTTGATCATCTTGCTTCTGGTGCGTGTGTTCACTCCGCTGCGCGTGTCGGACGAGGCCGAGCACAAGGAACTCGATCTGTCGCAGCACGGGGAAATGGGCTACAATCTGGAAGCTGTCTGAACGTCCTGCCGCGGCGAAGTGGCGGGCACTGGAGGAGACCTCTGATGATAAAGATCGAAGCTATCATCCGGCCCAACAAGCTGGACGACGTTAAGGCAGCGCTGGACGCTCTCGGCGTCCAGGGAATGACTGTGTCCCACGTGATGGGTTCTGGCAAGCAGAGGGGGAGGACCCAGCACTACAGGGGACAGGAGTACGTGGTCAACCTTCTGGACAAGATCAAGCTGGAGACCGTGGTCTCCGACGCTGAAGCCGACAGCGTAGTGAAGGCGATTACAAAGGCCGCGGCCACAGGAGAGATCGGCGATGGGAAGGTCTTCCTGTCGCGCATCGAAAACGCGGTGCGCATCCGCACCGGAGAGGAGGGAGATGGGGCGATCCGGTAAGCGGTGGAGCCCCTCTCCACAGTCCGGGCGACGGAAGCCGCCTTGCCAGGGAAGGATACGGATCTGAAGCAGCTGAGCGATCTGGACACAGCCCCTGCGGGGCAGGACTGGTGGCCCGATCTGAAAGGGCGCCTGGACGCGGTGAGCGATGTCCGGGGCATCGCGGGCATCCTGCTGGAAGGACGGGAAAGGATCTTCCGCGAGGCGGCGGAGCTTCCGGGCCGGGAGCGGTGCCGCCGGCTGAGCGCACTGATAGACCTGGTGGTGCGCCGGATGCTGGTGGTGGCGTGCGAAGACCCGGAAAACCCCGGCTTGGCCGGCAGAGCCTACCGGCACCTGTCCGTGGTGGCCACCGGGGGTTACGGGCGCAGGGAGCTGGCTCCCTACAGCGATATCGACATCAACTTCATCGCCTCATCCGAGGAGGATCCGGACGTGGATCTGGTCACCCGGCGGATGTTCCGCCTGATCATGGACGTGTTCCTGGCCGAGGCGAAGATGAAGGTGGGATACGCCTATCGCCTGTTGAGTGAGGCGGCAGCCCTGCAGCATCAGAATCAGACAGCTCTTCTGGACGCCCGGTTCGTAGCTGGCAGCCGTGAACTGTTCCAGTCGTTCCAGGATGAGCTGAGGCGCCACCTGCATCCGGTGGCCTTTATGCACGACAAGGTGCGGGAGCGCGACCTCTCCATCCGCCGCAAGGGATTGTCCGTGTATCGGGTGGAGCCGGACATCAAAGAGGGGGAAGGCGGCCTGCGCGACATACACCTGGCCGGATGGCTGGCCCAGGCGGCGTTCGGGTTCGGCAACGAAACGGTCTGGGAGGACATTCGGGCGCACGGCCTGTTGACTTCCGCCGAGGTGGACAGGGTGGGGGAGGTGCTGGACTTCTATTCCCGCCTTCGCTGGGAGATGCACCTGGGAGCGGGCCGCCAGGCGGATGTCCTGACGGCTCCCAAGCAGGAGGCGGCTGCAGCGTCGCTGGGCTATCGGGATTCGCCGGAGGAGAGCGCGGCGGAGCGTCTGATGCGCGAGTACTATGCCGCCGCATCGTTCATCCGGAGCATGGCGAAGAAGATGATGGCCCGCGCTCGGGATCAGCAGCTGAAGCTGGAGCCGGGCCTTGCCGCCCGTGATGGAAGGGTGGTTTTGCAGAATCCGGAGGCGTTCCTGAACGATCCGGTGGCGGCGCTCCGGGCGTTCGCGTACTGTCAGCGCTATGGGCTGAGGCTATCGCTTGAGGCGGAAGACGCTCTGCGCCAGTGTGTGGCGCTGCGAGCCGCTCCGGTGGATAATCCGGAGGCCGCGCGGGTAATGATGATGATCCTGCGCGGGCAAAGCGGGGTAGCGGATGCGCTCATTGCGATGGCGCGCACGGGAGTGCTGCAGTGGTACATCCCGGAGTTCGGTCGTGTGATGGGACTGGTACCGGGGGATGCCGCGCACGAATTCACCGTCGGCTGGCACTCGCTCATGGTGGTACGCCACTGCGAACATCTGGGCGAGGCTGGAGACGAAGAGATCAGGCAGATATTCGCCTCTATCCGGCATCCGGAGCTGTTGTTCCTGTTCGCCCTGACGCACGATATCGGGAAGGGCGGACCGGGCGACCACTCGGAGAAGGGGGCTGTCATCGCACGGGGTATCGCCTCTCGGCTGGGGATGGACGCGGAGAGCGCGGACCGGCTGGAGTTCCTGGTGCGGCACCATCTGCTGATGTCTAATACGGCCCGTCTGCGGGACCTGAACCTGCGGCGCACCGTGGAAGACTTCGTCAACGTGGTGGGCGACCGGGATACGCTGAGCATGCTCTACATCTTTACGATGTCGGACGTGGTCTCGGTTGGCTCCGCCGCCTGGAGCGAGATACAGGGGCGCTTCCTGCGGGAGTTGTACTACCGGGCCGAGCGCGCGCTTGTGAGCCGCGCTCCGCTGATCGATTCC
The sequence above is drawn from the Armatimonadota bacterium genome and encodes:
- the glnD gene encoding bifunctional uridylyltransferase/uridylyl-removing enzyme; translated protein: MPGKDTDLKQLSDLDTAPAGQDWWPDLKGRLDAVSDVRGIAGILLEGRERIFREAAELPGRERCRRLSALIDLVVRRMLVVACEDPENPGLAGRAYRHLSVVATGGYGRRELAPYSDIDINFIASSEEDPDVDLVTRRMFRLIMDVFLAEAKMKVGYAYRLLSEAAALQHQNQTALLDARFVAGSRELFQSFQDELRRHLHPVAFMHDKVRERDLSIRRKGLSVYRVEPDIKEGEGGLRDIHLAGWLAQAAFGFGNETVWEDIRAHGLLTSAEVDRVGEVLDFYSRLRWEMHLGAGRQADVLTAPKQEAAAASLGYRDSPEESAAERLMREYYAAASFIRSMAKKMMARARDQQLKLEPGLAARDGRVVLQNPEAFLNDPVAALRAFAYCQRYGLRLSLEAEDALRQCVALRAAPVDNPEAARVMMMILRGQSGVADALIAMARTGVLQWYIPEFGRVMGLVPGDAAHEFTVGWHSLMVVRHCEHLGEAGDEEIRQIFASIRHPELLFLFALTHDIGKGGPGDHSEKGAVIARGIASRLGMDAESADRLEFLVRHHLLMSNTARLRDLNLRRTVEDFVNVVGDRDTLSMLYIFTMSDVVSVGSAAWSEIQGRFLRELYYRAERALVSRAPLIDSEEDLDLYRSRVRRELSITNLPPEAVERHVAAMPAIYLLNTSPEEMASHIEFISKAEQGEICTDFRSEQGSDFTELTICVRDDPQPGLLSKIAGVLWALDINVHAAQVFTREQDQKIALDTLYVDFEGQQLPEFKKHELHRELRRVLLGEQTLQELLERKRKSLPEEYQSRRVSILNDLSESHSVLDIRAVDQPGLLYRMTSAFARLGWDIHSARVSTWGNEARDSFYVTEGGRKVGTDADGVEGAVRRLEEALRQV
- the glnR gene encoding transcriptional regulatory protein GlnR codes for the protein MRVLLVSDDERSIAGVRRELALANHQVYWCASDSESLAKALTKITPEVLVVDFPGSGPGARTVRQRLEMEFGIPPMPTFLLIHREALAEFDLTWGADDFVVVPGAEGELAVRIRLLLWTQSRLREEGITAFGGLELDFGNYEVRADGRLLDLTFKEFELFKYLVTHRNRVHTRESLLARVWGYDYFGGTRTVDVHIRRIRAKLGPKYENCIYTVRGVGYRFTPPPDHQD
- a CDS encoding P-II family nitrogen regulator gives rise to the protein MIKIEAIIRPNKLDDVKAALDALGVQGMTVSHVMGSGKQRGRTQHYRGQEYVVNLLDKIKLETVVSDAEADSVVKAITKAAATGEIGDGKVFLSRIENAVRIRTGEEGDGAIR